From a single Aquincola tertiaricarbonis genomic region:
- a CDS encoding PAS domain-containing hybrid sensor histidine kinase/response regulator, producing MKPGQRLLPPRGWLAVALVLVALLSVVTTVLTYRWLLDRQLQQLEAVADARARQAGRWLQVQLRQAQRLAHAGVEAEPYRQWQASGDEPALQRLLAAAVEVRKALGQHDALLLDEQGGLLASELPEPVMPPLLAMMAREALATGRPTHTGLSPAEGQGASHGHGEGGAWLHLLLPLPAQGAQPRAVLVLRSDAGGFLLPLLTLPPLPGATTATTLLVRRIGDHLFGTADEPPLSLSDPQRLAARVIRGDAPLGRVTTGTDGQGRAVLGVLQPVDDAGWFLVARITRAEARATALFDSLWVLVAGALAMLAMATALRLRNDRHALDDARRQQAAQAERLRGLALMQAIAEGSSDAIFAKDLEGRYVLCNREASRIIGQPVAAVLGRDDRALFPAEQAKALMANDAQVVAEGRLHTYEERIDTALGPQVFLATKGPLRDESGAVVGLFGISRDITERRQAEESLRESAARYRSMVSVLDEGILVFDARLQLIACNAQAERFFGMTLAQLQQPGSLQRWQPLRPDGRPLDFDELPLARTRRTGHPCRNMLVGAALPHGMRWLMMNAEPVREGEEGRLTGVVTSFSDITERYVAEGELRKLSMAVAQSPVGIAISDLRGRIEYVNEAFTRISGWPAADAIGRPHHLLQPDRGPAEREEAMRRELAAGQGWSGEFSNSRRNGERYAEFVQAAPIRQPDGRITHHLLVVEDITEHQRIALELDRHRHRLQELVDERTRQLQDANALLVASRDKAEAANRAKSAFLANMSHEIRTPLNAIVGLTHLLRRDARGRSERERLARVSDAADHLLQVLNDILDLSKIEAGRLELENTDFSLGALLGSSCALVAPRARDRGLTLKVDHATAPDALRGDPTRLSQALVNLLSNAVKFTERGGIELVVTPLAGSTEARPCLRFEVRDTGIGIAPEQLGSLFGAFVQADASTTRRFGGTGLGLAITRRLAEMMGGEVGVESNLGQGSCFWFTAQLQAGDVAAAARHWAAPRTQQYERLLQRRCAGARVLLVEDNPVNQDVMRELLQAAGLQVEVAADGAQALARLSVPAGLQTPPDLVLMDVQMPVMDGLEATRQWRARQPEGQPRLPVLAMTASAFGEDRAACLAAGMDDHLGKPVHAGELYAMLWRWLGDGQPLEVAPLPTAAMPLEAPATAAPVVHDGGWLQVPGLDADQARQYLAGRADVQRRVLRQFADQYAAEVTRLAEAGAQGDLATVRAVAHALRGAAGAIGATAVAADAQATEAAVLQARAGTVPASAALAAGQALADRTAELVRHISAALQADDAAQQRARSAEDAATPPPAEAALDRLEALLTAADYDAQSLFRSVAGGLRRWSPDGVATMESALARFDYDEVLALLRGLRSQVRSRVD from the coding sequence ATGAAGCCGGGGCAGCGCCTGTTGCCGCCGCGCGGCTGGCTGGCGGTGGCCTTGGTGCTGGTGGCGCTGCTGTCGGTGGTGACCACGGTGCTGACCTACCGCTGGCTGCTGGACCGGCAGCTGCAGCAGCTGGAGGCGGTGGCCGATGCCCGCGCGCGGCAGGCCGGCCGCTGGCTGCAGGTGCAGCTGCGGCAGGCGCAGCGCCTGGCCCATGCCGGCGTCGAAGCCGAGCCCTACCGCCAGTGGCAGGCCAGCGGCGACGAGCCGGCGCTGCAGCGCCTGCTGGCGGCCGCGGTGGAAGTGCGCAAGGCCCTGGGCCAGCACGACGCGCTGCTGCTGGACGAGCAGGGCGGTTTGCTGGCCAGCGAGCTGCCCGAGCCGGTGATGCCGCCGCTGCTGGCCATGATGGCGCGCGAAGCGCTGGCCACCGGCCGGCCCACGCACACCGGGCTGTCGCCCGCCGAGGGCCAGGGCGCCAGCCATGGCCATGGGGAGGGCGGCGCCTGGCTGCACCTGCTGCTGCCGCTGCCGGCGCAGGGCGCGCAGCCGCGGGCGGTGCTGGTGCTGCGCTCCGATGCGGGCGGCTTCCTGCTGCCGCTGCTCACGCTGCCGCCGCTGCCCGGCGCCACCACCGCCACCACCTTGCTCGTGCGGCGCATCGGCGACCATCTGTTTGGCACGGCCGATGAACCGCCGCTGTCGTTGTCCGATCCGCAGCGCCTGGCGGCGCGTGTGATCCGCGGCGATGCCCCGTTGGGCCGCGTGACCACCGGCACCGATGGTCAGGGCCGGGCGGTGCTGGGCGTGCTGCAGCCGGTGGACGATGCCGGCTGGTTCCTGGTGGCGCGCATCACGCGGGCCGAGGCACGTGCCACCGCGCTGTTCGACAGCCTGTGGGTCCTGGTGGCGGGCGCGCTGGCCATGCTGGCGATGGCCACCGCCTTGCGGCTGCGGAATGACCGCCATGCGCTGGACGATGCGCGCCGCCAGCAGGCCGCGCAGGCCGAGCGCCTGCGCGGCCTGGCGTTGATGCAGGCGATCGCCGAAGGCTCCAGCGACGCCATCTTCGCCAAGGACCTGGAGGGCCGCTACGTGCTGTGCAACCGCGAGGCCAGCCGCATCATCGGCCAGCCGGTGGCGGCGGTGCTCGGCCGTGACGACCGGGCGCTGTTTCCGGCCGAGCAGGCGAAGGCGTTGATGGCCAACGATGCCCAGGTGGTGGCCGAGGGGCGGCTGCACACCTACGAAGAACGCATCGACACCGCGCTCGGCCCGCAGGTGTTCCTGGCCACCAAGGGGCCGCTGCGCGACGAGTCGGGTGCGGTGGTGGGCCTGTTCGGCATCTCGCGCGACATCACCGAGCGGCGGCAGGCTGAAGAGTCGCTGCGCGAGAGCGCCGCGCGCTACCGGTCCATGGTGTCGGTGCTGGACGAAGGCATCCTGGTGTTCGACGCGCGGCTGCAGCTGATCGCGTGCAATGCCCAGGCCGAGCGCTTCTTCGGCATGACGCTGGCGCAGCTGCAGCAGCCCGGCAGCCTGCAGCGCTGGCAGCCACTGCGGCCCGACGGCCGGCCGCTGGACTTCGACGAGCTGCCGCTGGCCCGCACCCGGCGCACCGGCCACCCCTGCCGCAACATGCTGGTGGGTGCCGCGCTGCCGCACGGCATGCGCTGGCTGATGATGAATGCCGAACCGGTGCGTGAGGGCGAAGAAGGGCGGCTGACCGGCGTCGTCACCTCGTTCAGCGATATCACCGAGCGCTACGTGGCCGAGGGCGAGCTGCGCAAGCTGTCGATGGCGGTGGCGCAAAGTCCGGTGGGCATCGCCATCAGCGACCTGCGGGGCCGCATCGAGTACGTGAACGAGGCCTTCACCCGCATCAGCGGCTGGCCGGCGGCCGATGCCATCGGCCGGCCGCACCACCTGCTGCAACCCGACCGCGGTCCCGCCGAGCGCGAGGAGGCCATGCGCCGGGAGCTGGCCGCCGGCCAGGGCTGGTCGGGCGAGTTCAGCAACAGCCGGCGCAACGGCGAGCGGTATGCCGAATTCGTGCAGGCAGCCCCCATCCGCCAGCCCGATGGCCGCATCACCCACCACCTGCTGGTGGTGGAAGACATCACCGAACATCAGCGCATCGCGCTGGAGCTCGACCGCCACCGCCACCGGCTGCAGGAGCTGGTGGACGAACGCACCCGCCAGCTGCAGGACGCCAATGCGCTGCTGGTGGCCTCACGCGACAAGGCCGAGGCCGCCAACCGGGCCAAGAGTGCCTTCCTGGCCAACATGAGCCACGAGATCCGCACGCCGCTCAATGCCATCGTCGGCCTCACCCACCTGCTGCGCCGCGATGCCCGCGGCCGCAGCGAGCGCGAGCGCCTGGCCCGCGTGTCCGACGCGGCCGACCACCTGCTGCAGGTGCTCAACGACATCCTCGATCTGTCCAAGATCGAGGCCGGCCGGCTGGAGCTGGAGAACACCGACTTCTCCCTGGGCGCGTTGCTGGGCAGCAGCTGCGCGCTGGTGGCTCCGCGTGCCCGCGACCGCGGCCTGACGCTGAAGGTGGACCATGCAACAGCGCCCGATGCGCTGCGCGGCGACCCCACGCGGCTGTCGCAGGCGCTGGTGAACCTGCTGAGCAACGCCGTCAAGTTCACCGAGCGCGGCGGCATCGAGCTGGTCGTCACGCCGCTGGCCGGCAGCACCGAGGCGCGGCCCTGCCTGCGCTTCGAGGTGCGCGACACCGGCATCGGCATCGCGCCCGAGCAGCTGGGCAGCCTGTTCGGCGCCTTCGTGCAGGCCGATGCCTCCACCACCCGCCGCTTCGGCGGCACCGGCCTGGGCCTGGCCATCACCCGCCGGCTGGCCGAGATGATGGGCGGCGAGGTGGGTGTGGAAAGCAACCTGGGGCAGGGCAGCTGCTTCTGGTTCACCGCCCAGCTGCAGGCCGGCGATGTGGCGGCCGCGGCGCGCCATTGGGCGGCCCCGCGCACCCAGCAGTACGAACGCCTGCTGCAGCGCCGCTGTGCGGGCGCACGCGTGCTGCTGGTGGAGGACAACCCGGTCAACCAGGACGTGATGCGCGAGCTGCTGCAGGCCGCCGGTCTGCAGGTGGAGGTGGCCGCCGATGGTGCCCAGGCCCTGGCCCGGCTGAGCGTGCCGGCCGGGCTGCAGACGCCGCCCGACCTGGTGCTGATGGACGTGCAGATGCCGGTGATGGACGGCCTGGAAGCCACGCGTCAGTGGCGTGCGCGGCAGCCCGAGGGCCAGCCGCGGCTGCCGGTGCTGGCGATGACGGCCAGCGCCTTCGGCGAAGACCGCGCGGCCTGCCTGGCGGCCGGCATGGACGACCACCTGGGCAAGCCGGTGCATGCCGGTGAGCTGTACGCCATGCTGTGGCGCTGGTTGGGCGATGGCCAGCCGCTGGAGGTGGCGCCGCTGCCCACGGCCGCCATGCCGCTGGAAGCCCCGGCCACCGCCGCGCCCGTGGTGCACGACGGCGGCTGGCTGCAGGTGCCCGGCCTGGATGCCGACCAGGCCCGCCAGTACCTGGCCGGCCGCGCCGACGTGCAGCGCCGGGTGCTGCGCCAGTTTGCCGACCAGTACGCGGCCGAGGTCACGCGCCTGGCAGAGGCCGGCGCGCAGGGCGACCTGGCCACGGTGCGGGCGGTGGCCCATGCACTGCGGGGCGCCGCAGGCGCTATCGGCGCCACCGCGGTGGCCGCCGACGCCCAGGCCACCGAGGCGGCCGTGCTGCAGGCCCGTGCGGGCACCGTGCCGGCCTCTGCCGCACTGGCCGCCGGCCAGGCCCTGGCCGACCGAACGGCCGAACTGGTGCGCCACATCAGCGCCGCGCTGCAGGCCGACGACGCCGCGCAGCAGCGGGCGCGTAGCGCCGAAGACGCAGCAACGCCACCGCCGGCCGAAGCGGCGCTCGACCGGCTGGAAGCCTTGTTGACCGCGGCCGACTACGACGCCCAGTCGCTGTTCCGCTCGGTGGCCGGCGGCTTGCGCCGCTGGTCGCCCGATGGCGTGGCCACGATGGAATCGGCCCTGGCCCGCTTCGACTACGACGAGGTGCTGGCCCTGCTGCGCGGGCTGCGCAGCCAGGTGCGCAGCCGCGTGGACTGA